In Choloepus didactylus isolate mChoDid1 chromosome 18, mChoDid1.pri, whole genome shotgun sequence, a single genomic region encodes these proteins:
- the LOC119514806 gene encoding LOW QUALITY PROTEIN: leucine-rich repeat-containing protein 37A-like (The sequence of the model RefSeq protein was modified relative to this genomic sequence to represent the inferred CDS: inserted 3 bases in 3 codons), which yields MCGLTKSCPISLSLLKVVSSVLADEEASLADAEGAFMQALQARKKNTSTELTIEPEKPNADQNGVSLSTFMNEQLDFNDETDVIAALNYILPYFSEGKLEDVESILLPFIKLLLSNVQEGNNPLTLKNNTGSLSLKHVSNNIGYGPAVGKQPGKDSESKCRKKVETLNRDIKGAKGLLENALPRKGEKGASRGKWGAQPFVENTDKESKPRRPTPRELGQHHMVRKPRKLEGNSFDAEPXFIKEHKAAISSPLKQYLMGRPSTSIPTRTRPEVRNKXEDLSYTLFVLEDAXARVKNMKAPKPISYSRNNYLFPKVRSHAVHRPLKARPSQKFRKKGALNRLMLGKRPPFSAVRSLINSPAQKAFSSSGELRQLMLMVKRTNETQWEYHNLGTDLSSKPKGSTLRFLPSPGDKFETQLNQQLRSLIPNNDVRRLISHVIRTLKMDCSEPRVQLACAKLISRTGLLMKLLSEQQEVKVSKAEWDTDQWKTENYINESTEVQSEQKEQGSRELTKEVPGYGYNNKLILAIAVTVVVMILIIIFCLIEVRTINSGFQNTSCLYNRFRTHKPKIKALSHLLYLTFLFTSEEDIEKAPRGFLHFLLQRRCASEDESEEGFFWKRRPLWLRDMYRPLNATHKKNMAQKLHDKDSSDEDEIFNKNRGVSSTSAEKTTGTRETTEEPGEESETAEETTTEAPLRSWGKCGSVGHPHLESK from the exons ATGTGTGGACTGACAAAAAGCTGTCCCATCAGTCTATCGTTATTAAAAGTAGTCTCTTCTGTTTTGGCAGATGAGGAAGCATCTCTAGCAGATGCGGAAGGAGCGTTCATGCAGGCATTACAAGCTCGGAAGAAGAACACCAGCACTGAGCTGACTATTGAGCCAGAGAAACCAAATGCAGACCAAAATGGCGTCAGTTTGTCAACTTTCATGAATGAACAGCTCGACTTTAACGATGAAACTGATGTTATTgctgcactgaattatatattgcCTTATTtctcagagggaaagctagaAGATGTAGAATCAATATTATTACCATTCATTAAACTGCTTTTGTCAAATGTACAAGAAGGAAATAATCCCCTGACTTTGAAAAACAATACAGGGAGCCTGTCTCTTAAACATGTATCCAACAAT ATTGGATATGGCCCAGCCGTGGGAAAACAGCCTGGCAAAGATTCAGAAAGCAAGTGTAGAAAAAAGGTGGAGACACTGAACAGAGACATCAAGGGGGCTAAAGGACTTCTGGAAAATGCacttccaagaaaaggggaaaagggagCATCAAGAGGAAAATGGGGTGCCCAGCCGTTTGTGGAGAATACTGACAAAGAAAGCAAGCCCAGGAGGCCAACCCCAAGGGAGCTGGGACAACATCACATGGTGCGGAAGCCAAGGAAGTTAGAGGGAAACTCCTTCGATGCTGAGC CATTCATAAAGGAACATAAGGCAGCAATCTCTTCTCCCCTGAAACAATACTTGATGGGCAGGCCTTCTACCTCCATCCCTACAAGAACCCGACCTGAAGTTAGAAATA TCGAAGACTTATCCTACACCCTTTTTGTTTTAGAAGATG ATGCTAGAGTTAAAAACATGAAGGCTCCTAAACCAATCTCATATTCTAGGAATAATTACCTCTTTCCTAAAGTTCGCTCTCACGCAGTCCACAGGCCACTCAAGGCCAGACCAAGTCAAAAGTTCAGAAAGAAAGGTGCACTCAATAGACTTATGCTTGGAAAGAGACCTCCTTTCTCTGCAGTGAGGAGCCTCATAAATTCCCCTGCACAAAAGGCTTTTTCATCTTCAGGGGAACTAAG GCAACTAATGTTAATGGTTAAACGAACCAATGAAACACAATGGGAATACCATAACTTGGGCACTGACTTATCCTCCAAGCCCAAAGGCTCCACTCTGCGTTTCCTCCCATCCCCGGGTGATAAATTTGAAACTCAGCTAAACCAGCAGCTACGGTCTCTCATCCCTAACAACGATGTGAGAAGGCTCATTTCTCATGTTATCCGGACTTTGAAAATGGACTGCTCTGAGCCCCGTGTTCAACTGGCCTGTGCAAAGCTCATCTCCAGAACAGGCCTCCTGATGAAGCTTCTCAGTGAGCAGCAGGAAGTAAAGGTGTCCAAGGCAGAGTGGGATACAGACCAGTGGAAAACTGAGAACTACATCAATGAGAGCACAGAAGTCCAGAGTGAACAAAAAGAGCAAGGGTCCAGGGAG ctcaCAAAGGAGGTTCCAGGATATGGCTATAACAACAAACTCATCTTGGCAATAGCTGTCACTGTGGTAGTGATGATTTTGATTATAATTTTCTGTCTCATTGAGGTAAGGACAATTAATTCAGGTTTCCAGAATACATCCTGTCTTTATAATCGATTTAGAACTCACAAACCAAAAATTAAGGCACTTTCCCACCTACTATACTTGACATTCCTTTTTA CATCAGAGGAAGATATTGAAAAAGCCCCAAG GGGCTTTTTGCATTTTCTGCTGCAAAGGAGATGTGCATCAGAAGATGAGAGTGAG GAGGGATTTTTCTGGAAAAGGCGGCCACTTTGGCTTAGGGATATGTATAGACCTCTCAACGCCACACACAAGAAAAACATGGCACAGAAGCTACACGACAAGGACTCTTCTGATGAGGATGAGATTTTCAACAAAAATAGAGG GGTGTCCAGCACCTCAGCAGAGAAGACTACGGGGACTAGAGAGACGACCGAAGAGCCGGGTGAGGAGAGTGAGACAGCGGAGGAGACCACCACTGA